A genomic segment from Asterias amurensis chromosome 6, ASM3211899v1 encodes:
- the LOC139938994 gene encoding transcriptional adapter 2-alpha-like isoform X2 — MVCGPTHLNICLQCFSKGWENGKHHSSHDYDIITNAFPILDQSWSAKDEKKLLEAIADCGIGNWQDVANQVTGRSKQECEQHYTKMFIEKTNTLFPDFPEELKPGPSKAIPCRLSEDPIRPIRDSQRMLDMAGYQPARGDFNTEYDNYAEWDLRDIYFHNEEDELLTELKFAAVDIHQSRKKGRQRRKKIIRDFGLVNLAKQTLQERTHTEAVRSLFNKLRPFARLHNPLAQDKLLEGLIYELDLKTEIDRLQEYRSNGIKNMIGARLYDRLKVKRLKREKTHHLTNVLATSQDPIACRQWLLRQALVDAGHTDLLPALPSGGRKSAPPLDLTGFAGYERLSEKERELCATVRIIPEAYFEYKRIFQTECTRVGHLKLKQARNLIKIDVNKIRKLFDFLVKEGLVNTS, encoded by the exons ATGGTCTGTGGACCTACACACCTCAACATATGTCTTCAG TGTTTTTCCAAAGGATGGGAGAACGGCAAACACCACAGCAGCCATGACTATGACATCATC ACAAATGCTTTTCCTATTTTGGATCAATCCTGGAGTGCAAAAGATGAGAAGAAACTTCTGGAGGCAATTGCGGATTGTGGAATCGGGAACTG GCAAGATGTGGCCAATCAAGTGACAGGACGGAGCAAGCAAGAATGTGAACAGCACTACACCAAGATGTTCATTGAGAAAACTAATACGTTATTCCCAG ACTTTCCTGAAGAACTGAAACCTGGTCCGTCCAAAGCAATTCCTTGTCGAT TGAGTGAGGATCCCATACGACCAATTAGAGATTCCCAGAGAATGTTGGATATGGCTGGCTATCAACCTGCACGTGGGGACTTCAACACG GAATATGATAATTATGCGGAGTGGGATTTGAGAGATATCTACTTCCATAATGAGGAAGATGAACTGTTAACCG AACTAAAATTTGCTGCCGTCGACATCCATCAGTCCAGGAAAAAGGGACGACAGAGAAGAAAAAA GATCATAAGAGATTTTGGATTAGTGAATCTGGCAAAACAGACAT TGCAAGAGAGAACGCACACAGAGGCAGTGCGTAGCCTCTTCAACAAGTTGAGGCCGTTCGCCAGACTACACAACCCGCTAGCACAAGACAAACTTCTTGAAGGCTTGATAT atgaGCTTGATTTGAAGACAGAGATAGACAGATTGCAGGAGTACCGCTCGAATGGAATCAAGAATATGATCG GTGCTAGACTATATGACAGGCTGAAAGTCAAGCGTCTTAAGAGAGAGAAGACCCATCATCTGACCAATGTACTTGCCACGAGTCAAGACCCAATTGCATGCAGGCAATGGTTGCTCCGCCAGGCTCTAGT TGATGCAGGACACACTGACCTACTGCCAGCCTTACCCAGTGGAG GTCGAAAGTCAGCACCCCCGCTAGATCTGACTGGTTTCGCTGGTTATGAGCGACTCAGCGAAAAAGAAcgagag TTGTGTGCAACAGTACGCATCATTCCAGAGGCCTACTTTGAGTACAAACGCATCTTCCAGACGGAGTGTACCCGGGTCGGTCATCTCAAGCTCAAGCAAGCTCGTAACCTGATTAAGATTGACGTTAATAAGATCCGCAAACTCTTTGACTTCTTGGTCAAGGAGGGGCTTGTGAATACCAGCTAA
- the LOC139938994 gene encoding transcriptional adapter 2-alpha-like isoform X1 codes for MALAFHHVSTDIDPPCPGCSTYLIEPYIRCMVCGPTHLNICLQCFSKGWENGKHHSSHDYDIITNAFPILDQSWSAKDEKKLLEAIADCGIGNWQDVANQVTGRSKQECEQHYTKMFIEKTNTLFPDFPEELKPGPSKAIPCRLSEDPIRPIRDSQRMLDMAGYQPARGDFNTEYDNYAEWDLRDIYFHNEEDELLTELKFAAVDIHQSRKKGRQRRKKIIRDFGLVNLAKQTLQERTHTEAVRSLFNKLRPFARLHNPLAQDKLLEGLIYELDLKTEIDRLQEYRSNGIKNMIGARLYDRLKVKRLKREKTHHLTNVLATSQDPIACRQWLLRQALVDAGHTDLLPALPSGGRKSAPPLDLTGFAGYERLSEKERELCATVRIIPEAYFEYKRIFQTECTRVGHLKLKQARNLIKIDVNKIRKLFDFLVKEGLVNTS; via the exons ATGG CGTTAGCATTTCACCATGTATCCACCGATATCGACCCACCGTGTCCAGGGTGTTCAACATACCTGATTGAGCCTTACATCAGATGTATGGTCTGTGGACCTACACACCTCAACATATGTCTTCAG TGTTTTTCCAAAGGATGGGAGAACGGCAAACACCACAGCAGCCATGACTATGACATCATC ACAAATGCTTTTCCTATTTTGGATCAATCCTGGAGTGCAAAAGATGAGAAGAAACTTCTGGAGGCAATTGCGGATTGTGGAATCGGGAACTG GCAAGATGTGGCCAATCAAGTGACAGGACGGAGCAAGCAAGAATGTGAACAGCACTACACCAAGATGTTCATTGAGAAAACTAATACGTTATTCCCAG ACTTTCCTGAAGAACTGAAACCTGGTCCGTCCAAAGCAATTCCTTGTCGAT TGAGTGAGGATCCCATACGACCAATTAGAGATTCCCAGAGAATGTTGGATATGGCTGGCTATCAACCTGCACGTGGGGACTTCAACACG GAATATGATAATTATGCGGAGTGGGATTTGAGAGATATCTACTTCCATAATGAGGAAGATGAACTGTTAACCG AACTAAAATTTGCTGCCGTCGACATCCATCAGTCCAGGAAAAAGGGACGACAGAGAAGAAAAAA GATCATAAGAGATTTTGGATTAGTGAATCTGGCAAAACAGACAT TGCAAGAGAGAACGCACACAGAGGCAGTGCGTAGCCTCTTCAACAAGTTGAGGCCGTTCGCCAGACTACACAACCCGCTAGCACAAGACAAACTTCTTGAAGGCTTGATAT atgaGCTTGATTTGAAGACAGAGATAGACAGATTGCAGGAGTACCGCTCGAATGGAATCAAGAATATGATCG GTGCTAGACTATATGACAGGCTGAAAGTCAAGCGTCTTAAGAGAGAGAAGACCCATCATCTGACCAATGTACTTGCCACGAGTCAAGACCCAATTGCATGCAGGCAATGGTTGCTCCGCCAGGCTCTAGT TGATGCAGGACACACTGACCTACTGCCAGCCTTACCCAGTGGAG GTCGAAAGTCAGCACCCCCGCTAGATCTGACTGGTTTCGCTGGTTATGAGCGACTCAGCGAAAAAGAAcgagag TTGTGTGCAACAGTACGCATCATTCCAGAGGCCTACTTTGAGTACAAACGCATCTTCCAGACGGAGTGTACCCGGGTCGGTCATCTCAAGCTCAAGCAAGCTCGTAACCTGATTAAGATTGACGTTAATAAGATCCGCAAACTCTTTGACTTCTTGGTCAAGGAGGGGCTTGTGAATACCAGCTAA